The DNA region TATCGCCGCCGATATACAAAGCGGAGATCGGCTTGTTGTTGTAGCTGATAGTGCCGTTGGCAGCAACAGTTATGCCCGGCAGTTTTCTGATCACATCGCCTATCGTCCGGTCCTGCGGATTAGCGAATTCAGATACTTTGTAACTCAGTGTATCCCCATTGATACGTAATACAGGGCGGCTGCTTTTAATAACTACTTCCTGCAACTGAGTAGTTCCTACAGCAAGTTTAAAATCAACCGGGGTATCAAGGTTTACGATGTTTTTGACCGAGATTTTGTAACCGATGCAGCTTACCTCTATTTTCAGGCTGTCTGCAGCGATACCAGCCGGAAGCAGCAAGGCAAAGCCGCCCTTGCTATCAGTTATAGTGTAGGCTATAATGGCATTACCTGTACTTTTCTTCAGGCTAACAGTTGCATAGGGTATTGCCTTGCCGGTGGTATCTTTTACAGCTCCCTTTACCGTTTGGGTATAACCGGCTGTAGCGGATAAAGTGCATAAGAGCACCAAGGCCAAAACCCTTATCAAACATTTCATTTTTTTTCCGGTAATTCTATTGGGTTAACATTTTGTGCAGGGCCGCCGGCGATAGCTTTAATAACATGGTCACCTTGTGTATTGGCGCCATCAACCGCTGCCATGCCTTGCGAAAGAGCATTGGGGTTCTTCTGCATACCAGCTTTCAGTTTGTCAAAGTCCTTTTGCGTGGCTTTGATCGCCCTGACCGGTGGCGCTATGATATTTGGGTTATCATCCAGACCCCGCAATATCGGGGGAACATCTTTTTCAGCTACACCAGGGCCGGCTATAGGTTTTACTTCTGCAAAAACCACCTTTTCTATACCGTCAAACTGAAATATCACCTCTTTTTTTGTATCATGCGCATCTATGATAACGCCAGGCAGGCCGTTTAACTTCCAGGGCCCGGTACGCACGGTCAGATCAGGGCAAAACCATACGATATAATCCCGGCCCTTAAAATGGCCGGTGGCTTTCTGGCAGTGCAAGCCGCCGAAAGTTGCTGTGTCTCCGCTGATCTTCCAGTCGATGGCCGGCATTGGGCCTTCTATAAGGTATTCGCTGGCAAGAATATAATCCTTGGTTAACAATTTCTGCTCATTTGGGTACAGGAAATATTGGGTATGCATACTTGCGCCACTCCTGTCGATCATCACACGCCCATCCGGACCGGCGGCCGTCGCTGCGACATAGGCTTTTCTAAACTGCTCATCGGATACCATCCCGTCATAGCTCTTATAAACACTGGCGGTTTTGCCGACCAATAAAGCCATGTTTTCCGTATAGGGGTGAGCCGGGTCTGCGGGATTGGTAACATGGGTGAACCTGTAATGGACCAGCACCCGTGCCGTATCCGGATGTTGAGCCTTAGCGGTTAAAGCCAGCAGGACGAGCACTGCGCTTGAAAAGATAAATCGTTTCATGATTTTAATGTTTTTTCGGGCAATGGTAGGCAGCCATTCCCGGCTGCTCAAATTTTTGTGATGAACGCTCCGGATTATTTATCCGGCAAAACGGCCGGGCGGCATCATCACAAAAACTGGCCGTTCATCACATTCTTTGCCGGTGACTTGTTATAAGGATTACATTTGTTTTATATGATTGCGATTAAGAAAAAAGACTGGATAGAGATAGTGCTTCACATAGCCTTCTGGATAGCTGTTTTCTATACATTGGTATTGCTAACTGTGCCTCATATCAAAATGCGGCTTGATCATAACGGTACTATTATGGAAAAGGACATCAGGCATGTCTTGTCGCCCGGTGTTTTTTTTACGCTTGGCCTGCTCATGGTATTGTTCTATGGCAATGCAGTTTGGCTATTAAAAAAAGCGCTTCATTATAAAAACATATTGATAAGAGTGATACTGCCGCTTGTTTGGCTTGCTATCATCCTGCAGGCAAATAACTATCTTCAAAACCAGCTACCCTCACACATTGAGAGAGATGACCCTGTTGTAAACATTGTGCAGCAGTTGCCAAACAAAAAACAGCTCACCATCCGTGGGTTCGTGTCTGATTCGGTAACCAGTATACCGGGGCATCTTGGCCACATACAAAAAGACAGGAATGTCCGCTCTATTGTATTACCCGATGGTGGTTTCTCAAATATGATATTGTTTATATTCATTATTGTTTTCGGCCTTTCTATAGCTTATTTCTTTTTAAAAGAATGGGCCGGGACCGAAAAATTCCGTGCAGAGCTGGAGGCGGTTCAGCTGGAGACAGAGCTTAAATTCCTTAAGGCGCAGGTGAATCCGCATTTCCTGTTCAATACGCTCAATAACCTGTTTTCGATGGCCTTAAAAGAAGGGAAAGGCAACCTTGCCGACAGGATCGCTAAATTATCGAACATGATGCGATATATGTTGTATGAAAGTAATGATAATGTACCGCTTGTCAAAGAGATTGAATGCCTTCAAGATTACCTTACGCTTCAGGGAATGCGTTATGCCCCGAGCGAGATCAATGTTAGTTTTCAGTATCCGGATCCTGCCTCCATCGCTGGGGTACAGGTTGCGCCGATGCTGTTCATTCCTTTCCTGGAAAATGCCTTTAAGCATGGCGTGGCGGTTGGTGAACAGTCTTATATAATTATGAAGATTGGCATCATCACACAAAAGCTGGTTTTTAACTGCGAAAATACCAATTATAGCTCGGTTAAAAAGCTGGGAGAAAAAAGTGGGGGCATTGGCCTGGAAAATGTGAAACGCCGGTTGGAACTGATCTATCCCGGCAGGTATGAGCTGCGGGCCGGGCCGCAAAACGAAAGTTATTTGGTAAACCTTCAAATTGACCTTTCATGATAAGTTGCGTTGCTATTGATGACGAGCCGATGGCCCTGGACGTAATTGAGCTTTATTGCGCGGATTGTGACCTCGTAGAGCTGAAGGCGACTTTCCGCGACCCGTTAAAGGCTATGGCCTACCTGAAGCGGGAAAAGGTCGACCTGATCTTTCTGGATATCAACATGCCGGAAATGAGTGGGATGCAGTTGGCACAAACATTGTCACCGGCCCCGATGATCATCTTTACCACCGCCTATAGCCATTATGCCGTTGAAAGTTACAACCTTAATGCGGTCGATTACCTGCTAAAACCGATCGTTTTTGAGCGTTTCCAAATAGCTATCAATAAAGCCGCAAAAGCTGCTTCGCTGCAAAATAGCGATAACAATGATGATACTACTGTTTACCTGAAAAGCGGTTCGCAAACCTATCCGGTGAAGCGCAATGAGATTCTTT from Mucilaginibacter sp. SJ includes:
- a CDS encoding sensor histidine kinase, which translates into the protein MIAIKKKDWIEIVLHIAFWIAVFYTLVLLTVPHIKMRLDHNGTIMEKDIRHVLSPGVFFTLGLLMVLFYGNAVWLLKKALHYKNILIRVILPLVWLAIILQANNYLQNQLPSHIERDDPVVNIVQQLPNKKQLTIRGFVSDSVTSIPGHLGHIQKDRNVRSIVLPDGGFSNMILFIFIIVFGLSIAYFFLKEWAGTEKFRAELEAVQLETELKFLKAQVNPHFLFNTLNNLFSMALKEGKGNLADRIAKLSNMMRYMLYESNDNVPLVKEIECLQDYLTLQGMRYAPSEINVSFQYPDPASIAGVQVAPMLFIPFLENAFKHGVAVGEQSYIIMKIGIITQKLVFNCENTNYSSVKKLGEKSGGIGLENVKRRLELIYPGRYELRAGPQNESYLVNLQIDLS
- a CDS encoding LytR/AlgR family response regulator transcription factor — encoded protein: MISCVAIDDEPMALDVIELYCADCDLVELKATFRDPLKAMAYLKREKVDLIFLDINMPEMSGMQLAQTLSPAPMIIFTTAYSHYAVESYNLNAVDYLLKPIVFERFQIAINKAAKAASLQNSDNNDDTTVYLKSGSQTYPVKRNEILYLEKDGNYMTVHLKNKNILIRENMSSVFELVPATDFIRVHKSYVIAIKHVTMIEAQQLTVGGEKIPIGNSYRDLLRARLRIP
- a CDS encoding GLPGLI family protein, which gives rise to MKRFIFSSAVLVLLALTAKAQHPDTARVLVHYRFTHVTNPADPAHPYTENMALLVGKTASVYKSYDGMVSDEQFRKAYVAATAAGPDGRVMIDRSGASMHTQYFLYPNEQKLLTKDYILASEYLIEGPMPAIDWKISGDTATFGGLHCQKATGHFKGRDYIVWFCPDLTVRTGPWKLNGLPGVIIDAHDTKKEVIFQFDGIEKVVFAEVKPIAGPGVAEKDVPPILRGLDDNPNIIAPPVRAIKATQKDFDKLKAGMQKNPNALSQGMAAVDGANTQGDHVIKAIAGGPAQNVNPIELPEKK